A single window of Synechococcus sp. CBW1004 DNA harbors:
- a CDS encoding IS5 family transposase: MAAPLQLGFTDYEQTYAKKKTRRQRFLDEMEATVPWDPFLALISPVYYRPSAKGGRPPFPLEVMLRIHLLQQWFTLSDPLMEEMLIDTPCFRRFAGIDMVEDRIPDETTILNFRHLLEENRIAEQILETVNQSLREKGVMLKEGTILDATIINAPSSTKNKTGERDPEMHSVAKGNQWFFGMRCHIGVDAASGLVHSVVSTAANVHELNTAPDRVHGEERVIYGDSGHIGIEKREAFKDCEAEMRIAMKPGQRRVLPDTPEGRLLDLMEAAKAHVRAKVEHPFRIIKCQFGFRKVFYRGIRKNNLKLTMLFALANLWMVRERCPSTA, from the coding sequence ATGGCGGCCCCCCTCCAGTTGGGTTTCACGGACTACGAGCAGACCTACGCCAAGAAGAAAACGCGCCGGCAGCGCTTCCTCGATGAGATGGAAGCCACAGTGCCCTGGGATCCTTTCCTGGCCTTGATTTCGCCTGTGTACTACAGGCCTTCTGCCAAGGGCGGGCGCCCACCGTTTCCGCTGGAGGTGATGCTGCGCATCCACCTGCTGCAGCAGTGGTTCACGCTTTCCGATCCCTTGATGGAGGAGATGCTGATCGATACCCCCTGCTTCCGCCGCTTTGCTGGGATCGACATGGTTGAGGACCGGATCCCTGACGAGACGACGATCCTGAACTTCCGCCACCTCCTGGAAGAGAATCGGATAGCAGAACAGATCCTGGAGACGGTGAACCAGAGCCTGCGGGAGAAGGGCGTGATGCTTAAGGAGGGTACGATCCTCGATGCCACAATCATCAACGCTCCCAGTTCAACCAAGAACAAGACGGGCGAGCGGGATCCTGAAATGCACTCGGTGGCCAAAGGCAACCAGTGGTTCTTTGGGATGCGGTGCCACATCGGTGTGGATGCAGCCTCGGGTCTGGTCCATTCCGTGGTGAGCACGGCTGCCAACGTCCATGAGCTGAACACGGCACCCGATCGCGTCCATGGCGAGGAACGCGTGATCTACGGCGACTCTGGCCACATCGGCATCGAAAAGCGTGAGGCGTTCAAGGACTGCGAAGCAGAGATGCGCATCGCCATGAAGCCCGGACAGCGCCGAGTTCTACCGGACACCCCAGAGGGAAGACTGCTGGATCTGATGGAGGCGGCGAAAGCACATGTCAGGGCAAAGGTGGAGCATCCATTTCGGATCATCAAGTGCCAGTTTGGATTTCGGAAGGTCTTCTACCGAGGCATCCGCAAGAACAACCTCAAGCTGACGATGCTGTTTGCCCTCGCCAATCTCTGGATGGTGCGCGAACGTTGTCCTTCTACAGCATAA
- a CDS encoding PilZ domain-containing protein yields the protein MIDLPPDEPSRTASLDAASLASEEDLEKARQDWRQNWEERRSHQRHPLENPFSCHLELDSGLFPPMPVQLLDLSLGGACLLISSLVELRRGEMGELHSHGAGNSGQGGLDRLRLRVCWQEVRDWITAVGVAFDPPLQALPQELELGRGSGPMSRNGRAVG from the coding sequence ATGATCGATCTGCCACCCGATGAACCCTCCCGGACGGCGAGTCTGGATGCCGCAAGCCTCGCCAGCGAGGAAGATCTCGAGAAGGCGCGCCAGGACTGGCGCCAGAACTGGGAGGAGCGCCGTTCCCATCAGCGCCACCCGCTGGAGAACCCGTTCAGCTGTCACCTAGAGCTCGACAGCGGCCTGTTCCCTCCGATGCCGGTGCAGTTGCTGGATCTCAGCCTCGGCGGGGCGTGCCTGCTGATCAGCTCACTGGTGGAGTTGCGCCGCGGCGAGATGGGAGAACTCCACAGCCACGGAGCCGGCAACTCCGGCCAGGGTGGGCTCGATCGCCTTCGCCTGAGGGTGTGCTGGCAGGAGGTGCGCGACTGGATCACAGCTGTGGGGGTCGCATTCGACCCGCCGCTGCAGGCCCTGCCGCAGGAACTCGAACTGGGCCGAGGCTCCGGCCCGATGTCCCGGAACGGAAGGGCCGTGGGGTGA
- a CDS encoding class I SAM-dependent methyltransferase — MTAPAVPSIVAETLTKLAYQTMQQGKSLMGLFHKETSTRLMELLAPQASPRTEPVPAQVLQDLRASMEQLTERDWQDAAAGVYPSSLLFDAPWFDWATRYPLLWLDLPQTWNRRRERNVRDLPTDIDPQDYPSYYLQNFHHQTDGYLSDHSAALYDLGVEILFNGTADPMRRRILAPLRAGLEAFVGRPPGSLRVLDVATGTGRTLRQLRGALPQAQLVGLDLSSSYLRQANRWLSQLPGELPQLVQGNAEAMPFAEGCFQAISCVYLLHELPSEARANVISELFRLLEPGGVLVLADSVQLQDSPQFRVPMENFRRVFHEPYYRDYITDDIDARLAGVGFEAINAESHFMTRVWSARKPG; from the coding sequence ATGACTGCTCCCGCTGTGCCGTCGATCGTGGCCGAGACCCTGACCAAGCTGGCCTATCAGACCATGCAGCAGGGCAAGAGCCTGATGGGGCTCTTCCACAAGGAGACCAGCACCCGGCTGATGGAGCTCCTCGCTCCGCAGGCCAGCCCCAGGACCGAGCCGGTGCCGGCCCAGGTGCTCCAGGATCTGCGTGCCTCAATGGAGCAGCTCACCGAGCGCGACTGGCAGGACGCCGCGGCGGGGGTGTACCCGAGCTCCCTGCTGTTCGATGCTCCCTGGTTCGACTGGGCGACCCGCTACCCCCTGCTCTGGCTGGATCTGCCCCAGACCTGGAACCGTCGGCGTGAGCGCAACGTGCGCGATCTCCCTACGGACATCGATCCCCAGGACTACCCCAGCTACTACCTGCAGAACTTCCACCATCAGACCGATGGCTACCTGAGCGATCACTCGGCCGCTCTGTACGACCTGGGCGTCGAGATCCTGTTCAACGGCACCGCCGATCCGATGCGGCGTCGCATCCTCGCCCCGCTGCGTGCCGGTCTGGAGGCCTTTGTCGGTCGCCCGCCGGGCTCCCTGCGGGTGCTCGATGTGGCCACCGGCACCGGCCGAACCCTGCGGCAGCTGCGCGGCGCCCTGCCGCAGGCGCAGCTGGTGGGGCTCGATCTCTCCAGTTCCTATCTGCGACAGGCCAATCGCTGGCTGTCGCAGCTGCCCGGCGAGCTGCCCCAGCTCGTGCAGGGCAATGCCGAGGCCATGCCCTTCGCTGAGGGTTGCTTCCAGGCGATCAGCTGCGTGTATCTGCTGCATGAACTGCCCTCGGAAGCTCGCGCCAATGTGATCAGCGAGCTGTTCCGCCTGCTGGAGCCCGGTGGTGTGCTCGTACTGGCCGATTCGGTCCAGCTGCAGGACTCGCCCCAGTTCCGCGTGCCGATGGAGAACTTCCGTCGCGTCTTCCACGAGCCCTACTACCGCGACTACATCACCGATGACATCGACGCGCGGCTGGCCGGGGTGGGCTTCGAGGCGATCAACGCCGAGAGCCACTTCATGACCCGGGTCTGGAGCGCCCGCAAGCCCGGCTGA